The Excalfactoria chinensis isolate bCotChi1 chromosome 29, bCotChi1.hap2, whole genome shotgun sequence genome contains the following window.
ctttcaaagagtttactcccctcctgggtgtaagttcccttcaggtactgaaaggctgcaatgtggtcaccccgcagccttctcttctccaggctgaacaagcctaactccctcagcctgccctcataggggaggtgctccagctccctggtcatctttgtggccctcctctggaccctttccaacagctccacgtctttcttgtactgagggctccacacctggacacagtactccagatggggcctcacaagaaccaagtagagagggacaatcacctccctatccctgcagACCACCCCTCTCCAGATCctggagcccaggatcccatttgctttcctaGTTGCCagagaacactgctggctcatgttaagtctctcgtccatcagggcccccaggtccttctctgccaagctgctctcaaggacatatacacatatacacataacACATTATGGTTGCCAGTAGATCTGTCCTAGCTTTAGGTATAGTGGCTTCTGGCAAGAAGAATTATTCACAGTTCAGGAAAATCTTACAGCATGCCTCTTGACATCAGTATTGAAGGATGAAAGAGAACTGAACTGCGATGAGGTCTGTGCAATCCATTCCTCCTCATCATGTTGGTCTGAAaacttgcattattttttgtAAGGTTCACAAGACTAAGATTTATAGAAGATGTTCTCTTaccaagtttttgttttgtttcagcgaatactgcaaaaaaaaaaaaaggggggggggggggcttcaATAAGTGAGAAGGATACTAAAGGAGATGAAGATTCAGAGTTGAGGTATGTTGCCCATAGTTCACGCATTGAGAATTCAACACTGAATTCAAGTCCCCTTTAAAATTTGCCATGTAAATGCCATCTATCTGGTTTAAATATTAGTCtaagaaaagatacagaataGGAGCCATGAGCTGGAGCTTCAAGAAGCTCTTGTATTGCCAGCAAAACTGAAGGTGGATGGATTACAAAGAGGATAGAAAGAATCACAGGACTCATAGAAGCACAACTGTGCTATGTACTAAGCTTAGCAGTGACTGAGAATGAAATAGAGGTCATAGCCACTTAATGGAAGTCATAACCATTTAACTAGAAATAAGCTATcttgattttaatgaaatagctgattttctttatcatttatATCTAAGTCAGCAATAAAACCATCTTGGTTGCTGTACTTATTTACCTGCAAAGTGCATCTTCTCTTGTGCATCTAAGTAGACCATCAGGCAAcaaataacaaaggaaaaatattaaaagaaaggaaaagaaaatattactgaaaagaaCAGTTGTTATTTAGAAAAAGGACAAAGGATGATCAGATATGCTTTAAATTTATGCCATTGCACTCAATACCAAAAGCTCCAAGATATCCATGGAAAGTGGATCATAATGATATTTCAAACCTTTGAATTTACAGTCACCCATCAGCACAGGTAGCATTTGATAAAGGGAACATTTACATCCAGAGGAACATCATATCAAAACGTTCTACACCTCATTGGCTCTTTTGGGGATATAAATAGCTTGTTAAATAGAGGTACTCAGAATTATCAAAACCAAATTCTTACCTATGTCTTTCTCCAAATTCTCTTTGTCTGAAAGAAATGGCATCAGGTTATCACTGTATCTGTTACAGTATCAAATTGTAAAAACAATATGACACATTGTTCTTGAATACTTGACCAACTGTGACTATTCTAATCTATCcagtgaggaaaagaaggaTATGCTGCATGGTGATGAAGAAGCCAAATGGCAGCTCGGTAACTCAACACACAACTGAACAAGCAGTAAGAGGGATGAAATGACATTCATACGGCCTCTTTAAGGCACCTACCTCCTGAATGTCTCAGTCTCATCTAATTGCCTGTCTTGTCCCATAGATTACAAGTAGGAAGTCCACACACCTTCCCACAAGCTCTTCTCCCCAGTAATAAGTGTCTCATATGCAATAAATCTGTTCTCTCTCTGATCGCATCTAATAATAGAAGATAAGGAATATTTACCCTTTTTGAGTTCCTCCACCATTGTTTCTAGGAATAAAACAACaggcataaataaataagtaaataagtaaataaataaaaattataattgTGACATCAATTATTAACATAAAAATCCGCCATTTCAAAACATTAATCATGAGTAGAAGAATCCAAAATGCTCAGTGCAAGATAAACCCACGAGCTCTGCTGAACATCCAAGTCGTTTTAACAGGGGATTGAGTCAGTAGCAGAGCATCTGGAGACACACCATCTACTGGAACAGGTATTTTGTCCGGCATTTACCAAAGAAGCCTAGCTATTACCTCCTATCTGGACGAATATTACAGGCAGGGGGAAACTTTCCTACACAATTAGGCAGGCTGATTAATCAGAAGCCTTTGTACTGGATTCATTATTTGATTTTGACACATCAGTATGCAACCAAGTCTTGTTTCTGGGACCATTGAATAAATACAGCAAGCTGTAGCCTCTGGAGCTACAAAAAACATTCACTATTTTGGCATGGAGAGAAGAGTATATTGGTGTTGACAACAAGATCCACATGTGAGTTGTGGAAGCGaaactccctgctaaagcagcaGTGGAGGTACTCAAGAGGTATCTGGATAGGGAGCTcagagatatggtttagtggtttgaCTGTAGGTATGGGAAAGGTAggacaagatgatcttgtaggtcctttccaaccttgtgaatctatgattctatgattctacttatagctgatgtgaaaaaaatagaaacacttCACATTGGTGCATTTCAGAACTGAGTTGTCTCAGTATTGATCCTTCCTGAATTATCATCATTATGATCCATGAAAATGCTTCCAATGCTGTTCCTAGCTCAAAAGTAAAGACTATTTTCCCAAGGTaggtttttgtgtgtttaacTTCCTCATTACTCACCTTCTTTTGGTATTCTTGTACAATCAactagaaaaggaagaagaatttgTAGTTATTTCCCAAGGAGCCCATTTAGATCATCACAGTATTATTTCAGTACGAGATTTCATTCAAAAATCCGCTGTTCTAAAGATGAGCCACATATTCTGTGCCTATTTGTCACTTGTGATCACATAGAATTTTATCTCACAATTGTCCTCCTTGTTGACTAAATATTGTGCATTCACACACATACCACCCTCACACACCCGTCGCTTCTTTTCATCTATCTATCtcattcctttcctctctctatctcattcctttctgtttctttcacatACTGATGTCGAAATGCCACTTCGGTTTTCAATATCAGCATTTTACACTGTGGTAGAAACATCCCAATCAACTGATGTAGGTGGAAATACTTACTCTTCAGCTTATAGCCCAGAGCAGCGATAACAGCCAGGGTGCAAAATGTAATTACAAGGAAGGCAGTCATCCAAGGTGAAGGGGATGGAAAGAAGACATctggaaaatataaaaaatactcCTTTCAATGAATGTTTGTGAAAGAGCCCAGAGCACGTCCACTGCCAAAGGCATATGAATTTAATGCCATAATTTTTGCTATAATATACCACTTTCGGACTCTCTTTGCCATCGGTGGCTGTTCCAGCTACCCTCCAGTCATCCGTGTTGCTTTGTCAGATAGAGAAATTGAAAGAGATGAGTTGGAGATGCCACCTTTATGTAAGAAATATGTGTTGAGTGATCCATTCGAGAACATTATTCCATTTATGGACCTTGTAGATAAATTATTTAGGAAAGAAGAATCGTCAGCATTGGTAtgtcagatggaaaaaaaggattCCTCTGGTTTACTTTTGAAATTAAGACCCAAGTAGGAGGGTGTCATTTGGTGATATGCAAGATAATCGTCATgtttttagagagaaaaaagggtTGAAAGCTGACATTCATCATTTCCTACAAGCATTTTTTAAGTCATTCCTTTTCCAAATTGTTTCAGTTCTCTCAGGTGATGGTTAAGTAGGATTGACTAAGATTTCTTGATAAGTTGAATCTTGAACTTAATGAATGATAACAAATTTTACTTCTTATTAAGTCATCCATCTCAAAACTTTCCATTTATGCCTTTGCTGGGCATCCAGAATCTCTCCTGTGTAAATGGAGAGATGCAGGACAGAAGCCTGCAAATTGGTCCTCACAAATGTCAGCCCTGGAGGTCACTCACCTGAAATCAGGACTCGCGATTCACACACTGTGTTGAGGAGATCATTGATTATTCTGCAGGAGACTTCCGTGTCAGATTCGGGTTCTATGGTCAAGGAACTGACAACATCAAAAAGGCCTGAAGATGTCTGCAGGTTTTGCGTGATCCCTTTGTCCACCAGTATCCGTCCTTTGCTGTCCAGCCAATATACCTCAGGCTCCGGAAACCATCCCTGCGACTTGCAGTTGAGTCCAATGCCCTGACCCACATGGCCATCCAGGAAAACTTCAGACTTATCACCTCGAgctacagaaaaggaaagaaaaagcagcaaatgagaTATTCTCTTGCTGAGCAGCTTATGTTGGTAAGATCTGCCCTGGTTTTGTCAATAAATACACTGTGTGAGTTGAAGAGATACAGATACCTGTATGAAACATGTCTTTcataaagacttttttttttttttccaggtgttTTTGATATCTTCATGAAAAATTtgaaaggatgaaaagaaaaaaagcaattctaACATTGCATCGACAGTaaattttctactgaaatagaTTTGGATGACACTGTGAAGAGATGGAAGCTGGAATCCTGGACAAGAAAAGTGATGTGTCAgatggagaaacaaaaatgggTTGAAATACAAAATCCCATCTCAGTCAGTCTAGAGTTGCCTCACTTCTACATCAATAGTCTTGCTTTATTGAAGCACTCAGCCCTGCTCCTTTTACACGTCTTCATACAGCAATAAAATTGGCCAACAAGAGTGAAGGCTGGTCTTCCACATGGGTAACAGTACCACATAGACCTTACCAAAAGATGTAGAATAACACTAAGAAGTAAACAACACCTGACATTCCACTCACCTGCCACATCCAGGTCAACCACCACTCCATCATTCCAGTTCTCCAAAGAGACACTGCAGATGTACTTTCCTTTATCAGAGACCATGACATTTTTCAGGTGAAGGGATAAGTTTCCTTTATTAACTTCACTCTGAAAGAAACTGGTTCGGCCAAAGTATGGCCTAGTGTCCCATACTGGATTTTGTGCATCGTTTCCAACGTAGGTAGTCACTTCAATGCTTTGggaatttttaataaatgtcCACTGAACAATTATTCCCTTGGGGATTGTCTGGGCTTCCAGCTGGCAGGGCAGGATGACTCCTTTTCCAACAACTCCAAGCACAGGATCGTAACGGGGTATCATTCTAAACTGGcctgaaagaagacaaagacaTAAATCTTGCGAGTCAGAGATGTTCTCGTTGGCACTTTGTATAGGAAGCAGTAACAATGgctgcacttgcagcccagaggccaTCAGTGTAGTGTGCTGCATTGGCTACACCTCTGTgtagcagcagggagagggtgAGGATTGTCCCTCTGTAATTTTGCCTTATGAGGCCTCATATGGAGAACTGCAGTAGAGACTGGGACCGCTGGCATAAGAAGGATGTGAAGCTGTTAGAACGAGTCTAGAAGAGGCCAcagagatgctcagagggctgagTGAGATGGTCTTGCTttgtctggaagagaaaaagcccCTTAGAggcctcactgcagccttccatcACTTAAATGAAgcttataaacagaagaaagatcAAGTTCTTATAGTCTGATAGTGGTAAGACAATCAGATATGACTTTATTCTGAAAGATGTGAGATTTCAATTAGACATCGAGGGGAAATTTTTCgctgagagggtggtgaggtgctgccCACAGAAACTGATGAGTTACTTAAGGACAGTTTGGATGGCCATCCTGATCCAGTAGGTgacaaccagcccatggcagggggctggatCTGGATGGActttaagatcctttccaacccaagccattctatggtacTATGTCAGTTTTGTAACTGAAAGGCTCTTCTGTCCTCTGCCTTCATCGGCACCATTGCTTATCTACACAGAATGCAGTGTAACTTCAGGGAAGGGTTACTGGAAATGTTGTGCTTGGTCTGTAGACAGATTTGAAGGCAGAAATGGCATACCGAACACGCAGAAATATAGGCTCATTTTGTAAAGCTTCAACTAAAAAGGCAAGCTTATGCCTATCTATAATCAGACGGCCATTATATGTTCACTTGTAGCTTCCTTTAGAGATGAAACACACCGCAGCAAAATGATTTCATGTCAAATAAAAACTACCTGTTAAAATATGGTCATTTATGAAAAACAGACATATTTAATCTTGATTTCGACTGAAAAATATTCCAGCAGGCTTTCACAGActttattctgtgatttattcCATCACTCAGAAGCGGACAATACCCAAAGGAATGCAGGTTTCTGAGGCCAATTAAATGACAAGGTCAGCTGAGCTGAGAAAAGAAGccaaagcactgaaagaaaaaaggaaagctcCCTGAAAAAGCAATCTCAGAAATCAGTAAATCTATGCATAATGCTACATGAAAACACACAAGtagatttcttcatttctttcctttcctgtttgtcTTCTTGTTTTTGGAACAATCCAGGAGCTTTGGAAAGTATAGCATCATTTAAATcaaatgagaacaaaaccaAGACTTACCTTTGACCAAATGGACTATCTGTAGGAAAAGTATAACATGAAGAATCATTGTGTGCTGAAATCTGGAAGCCAACACCACCCAGGTTTGGAAGTCTTCAGTAATCAAGAACGAATCTTACCATATTCCTGTAATCTTTGCAAGTATGGAAGAGAAAATTAGAAGGCTGAATTGAGAAATGAAGCTACAAGCTTATAAATACATGAATGTATATGGAGTGACAGAAGGATAAACCCTTTCAAGTGTTTATGTTCCTTTGAGGGATTTCTGAAAGGCTTGGAAAGACGTAAGGATGGATCTGAAGGGTGTTCAACAAGCCTAGACCTGAATAGTCTATAAGGCCCATTGTGTTTAGGTAAATTCTAGTCCTTTTTTGCACACTAAGAGATCCAAGAGAATGCATGGCTTTAAATGCAGGCGACTCTTTAAAGCAAATAGATTTCACATGAAATGTGCCTTCATTTCTTAGTCCCACCTGTAAACACTTAATCAGAGCTCTAATTCCATATATGAATTCTCCTACTCAAAGTAAAGGCATGAGTattaaaaaaactgaaaaggCTAAAAAACAGCTTTCCCACTGGTTCTCTTTTGAATAGAAAATGATTATAGCATTAATAGACGTGTTTGCCGTGAAACCACACATTCATCTTGGGAAATTCCTGACCTAAGTACCATGTGTTGGAGTTCAAATGATTATTCTGGGCAAGTACACTCATAATAGTAGCTTTCTATTACCTAGCTAATAGTGTAGAGATCCGTggagagaaataaataggaaaaatgaaGTGTAACTTATCAGGTTACCATAAAGAAAGATCAGGATAA
Protein-coding sequences here:
- the LOC140263365 gene encoding butyrophilin subfamily 3 member A3-like; the encoded protein is MGLIDYSDFQTWVVLASRFQHTMILHVILFLQIVHLVKGQFRMIPRYDPVLGVVGKGVILPCQLEAQTIPKGIIVQWTFIKNSQSIEVTTYVGNDAQNPVWDTRPYFGRTSFFQSEVNKGNLSLHLKNVMVSDKGKYICSVSLENWNDGVVVDLDVAARGDKSEVFLDGHVGQGIGLNCKSQGWFPEPEVYWLDSKGRILVDKGITQNLQTSSGLFDVVSSLTIEPESDTEVSCRIINDLLNTVCESRVLISDVFFPSPSPWMTAFLVITFCTLAVIAALGYKLKIDCTRIPKEETMVEELKKDKENLEKDIDAQEKMHFAEFHKARERAVPITVIPEFQLLEIQVPRAPDVKGNACEPAGLINPSAVPVLVAKEGFTAGKHYWEVEVGYQKDWVLGVVRHVGKQEDYWALHRSNGKTFSIKGNNRPERMDMNDSVIGVLLDLEEAQIYFYGAVHESFPRRIQISPVKESAEVFYPFLSKGEARFKPVCHQNIPVPLEIPEKAQRIDSSVKGRREELRTNISIM